One Mucilaginibacter ginkgonis genomic region harbors:
- a CDS encoding GAF domain-containing protein, whose protein sequence is MRRDNYFKKRFGGETDYRDYLNCIDKITKSELNGLLCVIGKICDTPVSLITLLSDRKQWFLCANGTDMSGNDADASFCQYLKPEDELLEVQDATLDGRFNNLDVVTGEFHIRFYAGIPLVNNRGKVIGSVCLFDTRIKTLSDYQKTTFVTLSKQIFKILEYKRVEEYNKVVTAELQLQKEKTESVLQKLRAYFDSSPSMHILLDLEMNVLDFNKESVAIIQKYLGKQILYEKNIINYITPGYVRHFKKLFDAALRGKRIVREVLIDYVDIATWWRITLRPVLNDDKRVVAVSYSAMNIHETKQHVEEISRQNNKLQEIAIIQSHGYRKPVASILGLIDIIRRDGNSVDEEILGMLEKAAIDLDEQIRKVVKFTEHN, encoded by the coding sequence ATGAGACGGGATAATTACTTCAAGAAACGATTTGGTGGCGAGACGGATTATCGGGATTACTTGAATTGTATAGACAAAATTACTAAATCTGAGTTGAATGGTCTTTTATGTGTTATCGGCAAAATTTGCGATACTCCTGTTTCACTTATAACACTATTAAGTGACCGGAAGCAATGGTTTCTTTGTGCAAACGGGACCGATATGTCGGGAAATGATGCAGACGCGTCTTTTTGCCAATATCTCAAGCCGGAAGATGAGCTACTTGAAGTCCAGGATGCGACTCTCGACGGTAGATTTAATAATCTGGATGTGGTTACCGGAGAATTTCATATCAGGTTTTATGCAGGCATTCCCCTGGTGAATAACCGGGGCAAAGTTATTGGGTCAGTCTGCTTATTCGACACCAGGATTAAAACCTTATCTGATTATCAGAAAACGACCTTTGTTACTTTAAGCAAGCAAATTTTCAAGATCCTGGAATATAAAAGGGTTGAAGAATATAATAAAGTTGTAACAGCTGAATTGCAACTTCAAAAAGAAAAGACAGAGTCCGTACTTCAAAAGTTAAGAGCTTACTTCGATAGCTCTCCCTCCATGCATATATTGTTGGACCTTGAAATGAATGTGCTGGATTTCAATAAAGAATCTGTCGCTATTATTCAAAAATATCTGGGAAAGCAGATCCTTTATGAAAAAAACATTATCAATTACATTACGCCTGGATATGTCAGGCATTTCAAAAAATTATTCGATGCTGCTCTCAGAGGTAAAAGAATAGTTCGCGAGGTGCTAATTGATTATGTCGATATAGCAACATGGTGGCGGATAACGCTACGTCCGGTACTGAATGATGATAAGCGGGTTGTTGCCGTTTCTTATTCGGCCATGAATATACATGAAACTAAACAGCATGTTGAGGAAATATCGAGACAAAACAATAAACTCCAGGAAATTGCAATTATCCAGTCACACGGATATCGCAAACCTGTTGCGTCTATTTTAGGCTTGATCGATATTATCAGAAGAGACGGCAATTCAGTAGACGAGGAAATATTAGGTATGCTTGAAAAAGCAGCAATTGATTTGGATGAGCAGATCAGAAAAGTTGTAAAATTTACGGAACATAACTGA
- a CDS encoding lmo0937 family membrane protein: MRSILYIIAVVLIIGWILGAFVYSVGGLIHILIVLAVIAIIWSFLVGDRTV, encoded by the coding sequence ATGAGATCAATTCTTTACATCATTGCCGTTGTCCTTATTATCGGCTGGATACTTGGCGCATTCGTATATTCGGTTGGTGGATTAATCCACATTCTGATCGTTCTCGCGGTAATTGCGATAATATGGAGTTTTCTGGTTGGCGACAGGACTGTTTAA
- a CDS encoding AI-2E family transporter — MKEIFKDRPFYFRSTITLLGIILFIYVLSVLTDILLPIAFASFLAVLLNPFCNWLQKHKVPRTLSITLGLLLVALVVAGLLYFLSTQIMQFGDTLPVMKEKLLAIVEQMKEWATLKFGIAESKENQMIKDGLNKSQAMLGKTLHGVLSLFAIVVLIPVYIFFMLLYKTLLLNFLYEVFAEENSKQVSEVLVETKNAIQSYIVGLMLETLIVAVLNTGALLILGVKYAILLGCIGALLNLIPYLGGIIAIALPVLISLVTKDGFGTPLAVIIAYMVIQFIDNHVFVPKIVSSKVQINALMSIVVVLLGNQLWGVPGMFLSIPFVAILKIVFDRVEGLKPWGKLLGDNIPTRHMGEIWRNRLRRKVVLDK; from the coding sequence ATGAAAGAAATCTTTAAAGATCGTCCGTTTTATTTCCGAAGTACAATTACCTTACTAGGAATTATTTTATTCATATATGTCTTGTCTGTTCTGACAGATATTCTTTTACCCATCGCTTTTGCATCTTTTCTAGCGGTATTGTTAAACCCATTTTGCAATTGGCTTCAAAAGCATAAGGTTCCAAGAACCCTTTCCATAACCTTAGGATTATTACTTGTTGCGCTTGTGGTTGCAGGTCTGCTTTACTTCCTATCCACGCAGATAATGCAATTTGGAGATACTTTACCAGTTATGAAGGAAAAACTTTTGGCTATTGTTGAGCAAATGAAGGAATGGGCAACCTTAAAATTTGGTATTGCAGAGTCGAAAGAAAATCAGATGATAAAAGATGGACTGAACAAAAGTCAAGCCATGCTTGGTAAAACTTTGCATGGGGTCCTAAGTCTTTTCGCTATTGTGGTACTCATTCCAGTTTACATATTTTTTATGCTACTTTATAAAACCCTTTTGTTAAATTTTCTATATGAGGTTTTTGCTGAAGAAAATTCTAAACAAGTGTCCGAAGTACTAGTAGAAACAAAGAACGCGATTCAAAGCTATATCGTAGGCCTGATGCTGGAAACATTGATCGTCGCCGTATTGAATACAGGTGCTCTGCTAATTCTGGGTGTGAAATATGCAATTCTTTTGGGGTGCATCGGTGCCCTGTTAAATCTCATTCCCTATTTAGGAGGTATTATTGCTATTGCGCTGCCGGTTTTGATTTCATTAGTCACCAAAGACGGTTTCGGAACCCCTCTTGCTGTAATTATTGCTTACATGGTTATCCAATTTATCGACAACCATGTATTCGTACCCAAAATTGTATCTTCAAAAGTCCAGATCAATGCGTTGATGTCGATAGTGGTCGTATTATTAGGTAATCAATTGTGGGGTGTACCAGGAATGTTTTTATCTATACCCTTTGTTGCAATTCTCAAAATAGTTTTTGATCGTGTAGAAGGTCTCAAGCCTTGGGGTAAACTTTTAGGTGACAATATCCCAACACGTCATATGGGGGAGATATGGCGCAACAGGTTACGACGAAAGGTTGTTTTGGATAAGTAA
- a CDS encoding helix-turn-helix domain-containing protein, whose amino-acid sequence MIGVIDVSDVKHLHPDEPESLVFDFYSIALKRSSNLHVQYGQHPFDFNEGVMSFIAPNQVTAISVKDKHKPISQSGWVIYIHSDFLWNTPLARNIKRYDFWDYSLHEALFLSEREKATILAIVQNVEEETSVNLDKFTKNIVISHLEALLNYADRFYNRQFITREKANHQILERMEELLTAYFDSKDLVSKGLPTVSHLAGSLNISPKYLSSMLKVLTGQSAQQHIHEKLIYKAKEKLSTTQLSVSEIAYELGFEHLQSFSKLFKIKTQQSPLEFRATFN is encoded by the coding sequence TTGATAGGCGTAATAGATGTTTCTGACGTTAAACACTTACATCCCGATGAACCTGAGAGCCTGGTATTCGATTTTTATAGCATTGCGTTAAAGCGTTCCAGCAATCTCCACGTTCAATACGGACAGCATCCCTTTGATTTCAACGAAGGTGTAATGTCATTTATAGCGCCAAACCAAGTTACCGCAATCAGTGTTAAGGATAAGCATAAACCAATATCACAATCGGGATGGGTAATTTATATTCATTCCGATTTTTTGTGGAACACCCCTTTAGCCAGGAACATTAAACGTTACGATTTCTGGGATTACTCATTACACGAAGCGTTGTTCCTTTCCGAAAGAGAAAAAGCCACGATTCTAGCTATCGTTCAAAATGTTGAGGAAGAAACTAGCGTCAATTTAGATAAGTTCACTAAAAACATCGTCATTTCACACCTCGAAGCCCTCCTTAATTATGCCGATAGGTTTTATAATCGTCAGTTCATTACACGGGAGAAAGCCAATCATCAGATCCTGGAGCGCATGGAAGAATTACTGACAGCTTATTTTGACAGTAAAGACCTTGTTTCTAAGGGCTTACCAACGGTATCTCACTTGGCGGGATCGTTAAATATTTCACCAAAATACCTGAGTAGTATGCTTAAAGTACTTACCGGTCAAAGCGCGCAACAACACATTCATGAAAAACTCATATACAAAGCGAAGGAGAAACTTTCAACTACCCAATTATCGGTCAGCGAAATTGCTTATGAATTAGGCTTTGAGCATTTACAATCTTTCAGCAAACTTTTCAAAATTAAGACACAGCAATCCCCATTAGAGTTTAGGGCAACGTTCAATTGA
- a CDS encoding NADP-dependent oxidoreductase, with product MKAIRINEFGGPEVMKLMEVEKPVPLADEILVKMYASSVNPADYIIRQGGNEVLRSFLKLPLGIGLDAAGVVEEVGCEVIDLKKGDKVYGVPNFPGDGGYAEYITAKANQFSVMPDNVTFNEAGALPSCALIAWNGMVDLGKVQVGQRVLIHGAAGGVGNLAVQFAKAKGAYVIGTASAHNFDFLKELGADEVINYNTQQFEELLTDIDLVFNASPVRDSSIRLNSAQVLKDGGLFICTHLDQPFEKDFIKAMIQRHATPVMVGGGSVTTYTSSLTGTTQLVNEGKVKAVVSRVYPLSRVADAHRECETKHVRGKIVLEIRKENYA from the coding sequence ATGAAAGCAATTAGAATTAATGAATTTGGCGGACCGGAGGTCATGAAGTTAATGGAAGTTGAAAAACCCGTTCCGTTAGCTGACGAAATTCTGGTCAAAATGTATGCCTCAAGCGTAAACCCCGCCGATTATATAATTCGTCAGGGTGGAAACGAAGTATTACGTTCTTTCTTAAAATTACCGTTAGGCATTGGACTGGACGCTGCAGGTGTGGTAGAAGAAGTTGGATGCGAAGTGATCGATCTAAAGAAAGGGGACAAGGTTTACGGTGTGCCTAACTTCCCGGGTGATGGCGGATATGCCGAATACATTACAGCAAAAGCAAATCAATTTTCTGTAATGCCGGACAACGTTACATTTAATGAGGCTGGTGCATTACCATCATGCGCACTCATAGCATGGAACGGGATGGTCGACTTAGGCAAAGTACAGGTTGGCCAGCGGGTGCTTATTCACGGTGCGGCTGGCGGCGTGGGAAATCTCGCTGTTCAATTTGCCAAAGCAAAAGGGGCATACGTAATAGGCACAGCTTCGGCACATAATTTCGATTTCCTGAAAGAACTTGGAGCTGATGAGGTGATAAATTACAATACACAGCAATTCGAAGAATTATTAACGGACATCGATCTGGTATTTAACGCTTCGCCTGTGCGTGATAGCTCCATACGTTTAAATTCGGCCCAAGTTCTTAAAGACGGTGGATTATTCATCTGTACACATCTTGACCAGCCGTTCGAAAAGGACTTTATCAAGGCCATGATACAAAGGCATGCAACTCCGGTAATGGTCGGTGGCGGCAGCGTGACTACCTATACCTCATCATTGACGGGCACTACTCAACTCGTCAACGAAGGAAAAGTTAAAGCTGTTGTGAGTAGAGTTTATCCGTTAAGTCGTGTTGCGGATGCGCACCGCGAATGCGAAACCAAACACGTGCGTGGTAAAATTGTATTGGAGATAAGAAAAGAGAACTATGCATGA
- a CDS encoding sensor histidine kinase: protein MTLAYYQSRYKGRTYLGRNITFGGAYLLLAINYYYSGGLGGPSLLYFMFTYFAVVSITPRSELPIHTIAGVLIVTFLIVTELITPEIIIFQTGSLLERAIDMWSAYLLSMVMFGTSARFLITSYNKERNLGKQQLAVLKVLDEERSQLLSVIGHDLRAPLNNIHGYLDLAEDMAIEERQVFHEHLASSTKTTMELLDNLLHWTHNRMSGVADELREHYLLGLTQVEYNLLSKIAQKKDIAITLNIPAKMSVIGNDNMIRLIVRNLLYNAIKFTNPGGNISIKAKTIGNTCALEISDTGTGSYVKLPADLKNLKGFSNHGTHQEKGSGLGLKLCWEFAEAQNGTITYESKVSGGSKFTLHLPCRPVHLD from the coding sequence ATGACGCTGGCCTATTATCAATCAAGGTATAAAGGCCGTACTTATCTTGGTCGTAACATCACCTTTGGAGGGGCGTATTTGCTTTTAGCAATCAATTATTATTACTCCGGCGGGTTAGGCGGCCCTTCACTGCTCTATTTTATGTTCACATATTTCGCCGTAGTCAGTATCACCCCGAGAAGTGAATTGCCAATTCATACAATAGCAGGAGTTTTAATTGTGACTTTTCTAATCGTTACAGAATTGATCACTCCTGAAATAATTATATTTCAAACAGGCTCATTATTGGAAAGAGCAATAGACATGTGGTCCGCATATCTACTTTCAATGGTTATGTTTGGAACATCCGCAAGATTTCTAATAACTAGTTATAATAAGGAGCGCAATCTGGGAAAGCAACAACTCGCTGTTTTAAAAGTACTCGACGAAGAGCGAAGTCAACTTCTATCAGTTATCGGACATGATTTAAGAGCGCCGCTTAACAATATACACGGATACCTGGATCTGGCGGAAGATATGGCCATTGAGGAGCGACAAGTTTTTCACGAGCATCTGGCTTCTTCCACTAAAACAACGATGGAATTATTGGATAACCTGCTGCACTGGACCCACAACAGGATGAGTGGTGTCGCGGATGAGCTTCGTGAACATTATTTACTTGGCTTGACCCAGGTTGAGTATAATTTACTTTCTAAAATAGCTCAAAAGAAAGACATTGCAATTACGCTGAATATCCCGGCTAAAATGTCCGTAATTGGAAATGATAATATGATCCGATTGATCGTACGAAACTTACTATACAACGCCATTAAATTTACAAATCCAGGCGGAAACATTTCAATTAAGGCCAAAACAATTGGTAACACGTGCGCTTTAGAAATATCTGATACAGGAACTGGCTCTTATGTCAAATTACCTGCTGATCTAAAGAATTTGAAAGGGTTTTCAAATCATGGAACACATCAGGAAAAAGGCTCTGGCTTAGGATTAAAACTTTGCTGGGAGTTCGCAGAGGCTCAAAACGGAACGATTACCTATGAGAGTAAGGTATCTGGCGGCAGTAAATTCACTTTACATTTGCCTTGCCGACCGGTTCATTTGGATTAG
- a CDS encoding DNA-binding transcriptional response regulator: MHVLIIETEEIAAILEFLLKEDGHTTTILNEITDIRQIAAVNPDVVFAHERNVTGFTGTDIIKQLKSYKLTKHIKTVLLSTRPDIRELFIEAQADAYLPKPFDIDQIPGLMQRLT; encoded by the coding sequence ATGCATGTACTAATTATCGAAACGGAAGAGATAGCTGCGATCCTCGAGTTTCTTCTAAAGGAAGACGGGCACACGACTACCATACTAAACGAAATAACCGACATCCGTCAGATCGCTGCAGTAAACCCTGATGTTGTATTCGCTCATGAAAGAAATGTGACAGGTTTTACCGGTACAGATATCATTAAACAGCTCAAGTCCTATAAATTAACCAAACATATTAAAACTGTTCTCCTTTCTACCAGACCGGACATTAGGGAACTGTTTATAGAAGCCCAAGCGGATGCCTACCTGCCGAAACCATTCGATATCGACCAGATACCGGGGCTGATGCAACGGTTAACATGA
- a CDS encoding acyltransferase family protein, which translates to MYGAPGGWYYKEPTMLKAALIPMTVLVSTDQSFFMGFFFFISAAFTYSSLKRKGWRRFLTDRLIRLGLPLIFYSFVFSPFLIFLIYRYGENNHASFFQFLGGFHDWIDFGVLWFVAALLLFTVVCVALHRTFDKMRIGLFAVPKLKVILCSALLIGLISFIIRIPFPVGWVLHPLGFQPGHFTQYIFLFIMGIIAAKNDWLKQFSENNFQQFWRTIKILLCFFPVFFLIQTGFHLPMVWYSGGFNVLSLLYSAWEQCIGFCIISAMLIFGKQHWNFSTPTVSFLSQHAFAVYIFHPLALISIALLLRPWSADPGFKLLIAAPIGVAGSILLAILVRLIPSVKRII; encoded by the coding sequence ATGTATGGCGCTCCGGGCGGCTGGTATTATAAAGAACCGACCATGCTCAAAGCCGCTCTCATACCAATGACAGTTTTGGTCAGTACGGACCAATCGTTTTTCATGGGTTTTTTCTTTTTCATTTCCGCCGCGTTTACCTACTCATCCCTTAAGCGCAAAGGCTGGCGTAGGTTTTTGACCGACCGGTTAATACGTTTAGGATTACCATTGATCTTTTACTCGTTTGTTTTTTCACCTTTTTTAATTTTTCTTATATATCGCTATGGCGAAAATAATCATGCGTCGTTCTTTCAATTTTTGGGGGGATTTCATGACTGGATAGATTTTGGCGTTCTTTGGTTTGTAGCTGCATTATTGCTTTTTACGGTTGTATGTGTCGCCCTTCATCGAACATTTGACAAAATGCGGATAGGCCTGTTTGCAGTGCCCAAACTTAAGGTAATACTTTGCAGCGCATTACTTATTGGACTTATCAGTTTCATAATCAGGATACCGTTTCCGGTCGGCTGGGTATTACACCCCTTGGGTTTTCAACCAGGGCATTTTACGCAATACATTTTTCTATTTATCATGGGCATTATTGCTGCTAAAAATGATTGGCTGAAACAATTTTCTGAAAATAACTTTCAACAATTTTGGAGGACAATTAAGATTCTGTTATGCTTTTTTCCGGTATTCTTTTTAATACAGACCGGCTTTCACCTTCCTATGGTTTGGTATTCAGGCGGCTTTAACGTCTTGTCATTGCTTTATTCCGCCTGGGAACAATGTATTGGATTTTGTATAATTTCCGCAATGCTGATCTTTGGTAAACAACATTGGAATTTTAGCACTCCGACAGTTTCATTTTTGTCTCAACATGCATTTGCTGTTTATATCTTTCACCCATTGGCCCTTATTTCTATAGCACTTCTTTTAAGGCCATGGTCAGCCGATCCCGGATTTAAACTTTTGATCGCCGCGCCTATAGGTGTTGCCGGAAGTATTTTATTGGCGATTCTGGTCCGTCTGATACCGAGCGTTAAAAGAATAATTTAA
- a CDS encoding glycoside hydrolase family 97 C-terminal domain-containing protein, whose amino-acid sequence MYIVLESALGMICDAPEAYLGQPGFESLKRVPATWDETRVIVAVPGKYITIARRKGFDWYIGAITNSEGRNLTLI is encoded by the coding sequence ATGTACATTGTACTAGAGAGCGCTCTAGGCATGATATGTGATGCGCCAGAGGCATATCTTGGTCAGCCTGGATTTGAATCCCTGAAAAGAGTTCCTGCCACCTGGGATGAAACCCGAGTCATCGTCGCCGTGCCGGGAAAGTATATTACTATCGCGCGACGTAAAGGGTTTGATTGGTATATTGGAGCAATAACAAACAGTGAAGGACGTAATTTAACCTTAATTTAA
- a CDS encoding histidine kinase dimerization/phospho-acceptor domain-containing protein, which produces MTLPDNFLHIAEFLKSSNTFYTIAIGMDSTYGYVSKSYDVNFSTTSNTLAGQHFSVTLHPDDIAICEKGGAACFNDPDKLISVTLRKHDGRGGYIVTQWDMQAMFDKDGSPLGIFCLGYNITDFVESQDNLKDANLKLDEIHYIQSHEVRKPLANIMGLTEMLLSTNEPQDTATILPKLAQATKELDAIVHRLSN; this is translated from the coding sequence ATGACCCTACCTGACAACTTCCTGCACATTGCAGAATTTTTAAAATCATCAAATACTTTTTATACAATTGCTATAGGCATGGATAGTACCTACGGCTATGTAAGTAAAAGCTACGATGTTAATTTCAGCACTACATCCAATACGCTAGCTGGTCAACATTTTTCTGTTACGCTTCATCCAGATGACATCGCCATTTGTGAGAAAGGCGGGGCAGCATGTTTTAATGATCCAGATAAGTTGATAAGCGTAACCCTTCGAAAGCATGACGGCCGGGGCGGCTATATTGTTACCCAATGGGATATGCAGGCTATGTTTGACAAAGATGGCTCACCGCTGGGCATTTTTTGTTTAGGATATAATATCACAGATTTTGTGGAGTCTCAAGATAACTTGAAAGACGCAAATCTCAAATTGGATGAAATTCACTATATTCAATCGCATGAAGTGCGCAAACCATTAGCAAATATTATGGGCCTAACCGAAATGTTGCTAAGCACTAACGAACCGCAGGATACGGCTACTATTTTGCCAAAGTTAGCACAAGCAACAAAAGAACTTGACGCTATCGTCCATAGATTATCCAACTAG
- a CDS encoding ferritin-like domain-containing protein codes for MESTEKTTLLNGLIEINNDRVAGFEKALGDIKDENIDLKAVFEEFASQSRKYSQELAALVGANAGEVETGNSISGTLHRAWIDVKSLFGDNGREGILNEAERGEDAIKKAYKDALTDGSLSGEAYNVVATQSQGINRGHDTIKALRDASK; via the coding sequence ATGGAATCGACCGAAAAAACAACCTTGTTAAACGGGTTAATTGAAATTAACAATGACCGCGTAGCCGGCTTTGAAAAAGCTTTGGGTGACATTAAAGATGAGAATATTGATCTCAAAGCCGTATTTGAAGAATTTGCATCGCAAAGTCGGAAGTACAGCCAAGAGCTTGCAGCACTTGTAGGAGCTAATGCTGGTGAAGTTGAAACAGGAAACAGCATCTCCGGAACATTGCACCGCGCGTGGATAGACGTGAAATCTTTATTCGGCGACAATGGTCGGGAAGGAATATTAAACGAAGCAGAGCGCGGTGAAGATGCTATAAAAAAAGCTTATAAAGACGCGTTGACAGATGGCAGTTTAAGTGGAGAAGCTTATAATGTTGTTGCAACCCAATCTCAAGGCATTAACCGCGGCCATGACACTATCAAAGCGTTAAGAGACGCGTCGAAATAG
- a CDS encoding GumC domain-containing protein: protein MAEENFNKPVYIDPYPSQELSLKKGLLRIAELHRHLLSKWLTIILFTLLGGVLGICYSFSKQTIYVARCRFILDESGGNYGQYAGIASMIGIDLGGNSGGLFQGDNILELYRSRPMLLKTLLTTGIFSGTKELFIDRYIEINDLRNKWKENKTLQHISFKDTSRTREKDSVLTQIVGEIDRKYFSVGRPDRKTGIIAVEMKSKDEVFAKTFCDQIVKNVNDFYIASKTTKSLQTLTTLQHQADSIRRGFNSTIARIASNTDANVNINLSRQVLRVPSQLKQVDAETSRGIMADLVKNIELTKISLKRETPLIQLVDWPVYPLERLELSWYKAFIEVAMLFLFLTISFLLGRKILKDILAS, encoded by the coding sequence TTGGCCGAAGAAAATTTTAATAAACCCGTATATATTGATCCCTATCCATCTCAGGAACTTTCTCTAAAAAAAGGTTTGCTTAGGATAGCGGAGCTTCACAGGCATCTTTTATCTAAATGGCTGACAATAATTTTGTTTACGCTATTGGGCGGGGTATTGGGCATATGTTATTCTTTTTCCAAGCAAACGATATACGTTGCAAGGTGCCGCTTTATATTGGATGAAAGCGGCGGAAATTATGGCCAATATGCCGGGATTGCATCTATGATAGGTATTGATTTGGGCGGTAACTCAGGCGGCCTTTTTCAGGGTGACAATATACTGGAGCTGTACAGGTCAAGGCCCATGTTGCTCAAAACGTTACTCACAACGGGTATTTTTTCAGGTACAAAAGAATTATTTATAGACAGGTATATCGAAATAAATGACCTGCGCAATAAATGGAAAGAAAACAAAACCCTGCAACATATCAGTTTTAAAGACACATCACGGACAAGGGAAAAGGATAGCGTTCTTACACAGATAGTTGGCGAGATTGATAGAAAATATTTTTCTGTGGGCCGTCCAGACCGTAAAACCGGAATTATAGCGGTAGAAATGAAATCTAAAGACGAAGTTTTTGCCAAAACGTTCTGTGACCAAATCGTGAAAAATGTAAACGATTTTTACATCGCTTCTAAAACAACAAAATCTCTGCAAACTCTTACTACTTTACAGCATCAGGCAGATTCTATTAGACGGGGTTTCAATTCAACTATAGCAAGAATTGCTTCAAACACCGATGCAAACGTAAATATTAACCTGTCGCGGCAGGTGCTAAGGGTACCATCTCAGTTAAAACAGGTTGACGCGGAAACCTCAAGGGGAATTATGGCCGATCTAGTGAAAAACATCGAGCTTACCAAGATATCTCTTAAAAGAGAAACGCCTCTTATACAGCTTGTAGATTGGCCAGTGTACCCCTTAGAACGGCTCGAACTGTCCTGGTATAAAGCGTTTATAGAGGTTGCAATGCTTTTTCTATTCCTTACCATATCATTTTTATTAGGAAGAAAGATACTTAAAGATATTCTGGCTTCCTGA
- a CDS encoding ABC transporter permease yields MNITDQKSILETEGDYWNIRIVPHGNILDLNLADVWNYRDLFWLFIKRDFISFYKQTVLGPIWFFIQPVFTTIVYTFIFGNLAGLSTDGLPKPLFYIAGIAWWNYFADCLNKTSTVFRDNSHIFGKVYFPRLIMPLSIVCSNLIKFGIQLGVLFLLTGWYVLKGYQFHLNAIALLFPILILLLALVGLGLGLLVSALTTKYRDLIYLVTFGTQLLMYTTTVVYPLSAVPLKYKNFVAYNPLTPIIETFRYGFTGIGTFSWASLGISALIICLITIAGVIVFNKVERNYIDTV; encoded by the coding sequence ATGAACATTACTGATCAAAAGAGTATTTTAGAAACAGAAGGTGATTACTGGAATATCCGGATAGTCCCGCATGGCAATATTTTAGACTTAAATCTTGCTGATGTTTGGAATTACCGTGACTTGTTTTGGCTATTTATAAAACGCGATTTTATATCGTTTTATAAGCAGACCGTTTTAGGCCCCATCTGGTTTTTTATTCAGCCCGTTTTTACAACTATAGTTTACACCTTTATTTTCGGAAATCTTGCGGGATTGTCTACAGACGGGCTGCCAAAACCACTATTTTACATAGCTGGTATCGCCTGGTGGAATTACTTTGCCGATTGTTTGAACAAAACGTCTACGGTTTTTCGGGACAACTCGCACATTTTCGGAAAGGTATACTTTCCAAGGCTAATTATGCCGCTTAGCATTGTCTGCAGTAACCTTATCAAATTCGGTATACAGTTAGGGGTATTATTTCTACTGACGGGTTGGTATGTATTAAAAGGCTATCAATTCCATTTGAATGCTATCGCTCTCCTGTTTCCAATACTTATACTTTTATTGGCACTGGTCGGCTTAGGTCTGGGCCTTTTGGTTTCAGCGTTAACTACAAAATATCGCGACCTTATTTACTTGGTAACCTTTGGAACACAGCTGTTGATGTATACCACCACTGTAGTATATCCTCTCTCAGCTGTACCACTTAAATACAAAAATTTCGTAGCCTATAACCCCCTAACTCCAATTATAGAGACTTTCAGGTATGGCTTTACAGGGATTGGCACATTTTCATGGGCATCATTGGGTATAAGTGCTTTGATAATTTGTTTAATCACTATTGCCGGGGTGATAGTTTTTAATAAAGTTGAACGCAATTACATTGATACTGTATAA